In Carassius gibelio isolate Cgi1373 ecotype wild population from Czech Republic chromosome B2, carGib1.2-hapl.c, whole genome shotgun sequence, a single genomic region encodes these proteins:
- the LOC127951486 gene encoding cortexin-2-like → MSENPLMKHELQSLAPVSGPGASAGLLLAPDIEQITALCFVGLLLLFLVFLLVRCFRILLDPYSSMPSSSWSDPKDGLERGQFDYALV, encoded by the coding sequence ATGAGTGAAAACCCTCTGATGAAGCACGAGCTGCAGTCTCTGGCTCCTGTCTCGGGCCCCGGGGCCTCGGCGGGGCTCCTGCTGGCTCCGGACATAGAGCAGATCACGGCTCTGTGTTTCGTGGGACTCCTGCTGCTGTTTTTGGTGTTTCTGCTGGTGCGCTGTTTCCGGATTCTCCTGGATCCCTACAGCAGCATGCCGTCCTCATCCTGGTCTGATCCTAAAGACGGTCTGGAGCGGGGACAGTTCGATTACGCGCTGGTCTAG
- the LOC127951024 gene encoding ras-related protein Rab-11B-like: MANRDDEYDFLFKVVLIGDSGVGKSNLLSRFTRNEFNLESKSTIGVEFATRSIQVDGKTIKAQIWDTAGQERYRAITSAYYRGAVGALLVYDIAKHLTYENVERWLKELRDHADNNIVIMLVGNKSDLRHLRAVPTDEARAFAEKNNLSFIETSALDSTNVEEAFKNILTEIYRIVSQKQIADRLAHDESPGNNVVDISVPPTTDGQRGNKLQCCQNL; the protein is encoded by the exons ATGGCCAACAGAGATGATGAATACGATTTCTTGTTCAAAG TTGTTCTCATTGGAGATTCGGGCGTGGGGAAGAGTAACCTGCTGTCACGCTTCACAAGGAATGAGTTTAATCTGGAGAGCAAGAGCACGATCGGAGTGGAGTTCGCCACCAGGAGCATCCAGGTGGACGGCAAGACCATAAAAGCTCAGATCTGGGATACAGCAGGACAGGAGCGCTACAGGGCCATCACCTCTGC GTATTATCGTGGCGCGGTCGGCGCTCTGCTCGTGTACGACATCGCCAAACATCTGACCTATGAGAACGTGGAGCGCTGGCTGAAAGAGCTGCGAGATCACGCTGACAACAACATCGTCATCATGCTGGTGGGGAATAAGAGCGACCTGCGGCACCTGAGAGCCGTTCCCACCGACGAGGCGCGCGCTTTCGCAG AGAAAAATAACCTGTCATTCATCGAGACGTCCGCTCTGGACTCGACTAACGTGGAGGAGGCCTTCAAGAACATCCTGACAG AAATATATCGTATCGTATCACAGAAGCAGATCGCTGACCGACTGGCTCACGACGAGTCGCCGGGGAACAACGTGGTGGACATCAGCGTCCCGCCGACCACAGACGGACAGAGGGGCAACAAACTGCAGTGCTGCCAAAACCTGTAA